From the Mesoplasma syrphidae genome, the window TATTTCAATGGATATATTGAAAGTGATATTAATGATGTTGATAAAACAATGATTGATTTAGCTAACAATACAATTGAGCAATATCAAAGTTTAATGGACCAATATAAAATCAGTGCTGCTATTAGAACAGTACTTGATTTAAGTGCCGCATGTAATAAATATATTGAAGAAACAACACCCTGAAATTTAGATAAAGAAGGAAAAAACAAAGAGCTTGCAACAGTTCTTATGACTTTACAACGTTGTATAGCAATTATTTCGTTTTTATTAAAACCAATTTTAGTATCAAATTATTCTGATATGATTGAGCAATGTGGATTAGAAAATATTGAGATTAGTTTCGAAAATTTGCAAACATTTAAAAACATTAAATTCAATAGGCTGGGTAATAAAAAAATTCTATTTCAAAGACTTAAATAAATAAAAAAGTTGATGCTTTAAGGCATCAACTTTTTTATTTATTTTTAAAATGTTAAAACATTTGAAAACCCAGCACAACCTTCAAGGTCCAAGTGTACTTTATAACCTGATTTTATAGCACTAGAAACGGTGTTGGCAACACAAATATCGGTAGCTACACCTACAATTGTTAATTCGCTTACGCCTAAGTTTTTAAGTAGCTCATCTAAGCCGTTTGAATTGTTCCTTTCATCATAAAAAGCACTATAACTTTCAATATCTTTATTTTGACCTTTTAATATTACGTGATCAAGGTCAGCCTGATTAATCATTAAATTTGAACCCTTTTTATTTTGTTCACAATGGTTTCCTCATTGAGCAAAAGAATAATGATCTGCAGGATGTCAATCTTGAGAAGCGATTATTAAATTCTTTTCCTGTTTAAATTTATGAATTAAATTTGTGATGTGTTGCAACTTAGTTTCTGCTTCAGGAACATATAAACTTCCATCTGGACTAACAAAATCATACTGATAGTCTACAATTAGTAATGCATGTTTCATTTCAATCTCCTTTTAAATTTACTAATAATATTCTATAATATAAATTAGTTAATAATTGTCAAAGAATTAATAACTAAACTTTATTGTTTATATGTCAAAGATATAACAAATCTACAGAAAGAAGATTACTATATTATGAAAAATAAAAACTATGATGTTTTAGTTGTTGGTGGTGGACATGCTGGAGTAGAAGCTGCATTAGCTTCTGCACGAATGGGCAAAAAAACAGCTTTAATAAATCTTTATGAAGATAAAATCGCAGCCATGCCTTGTAATCCAAGTATTGGGGGTCCGGCAAAAGGGATTGTTGTTAGAGAAATTGATGCTTTAGGTGGAGAAATGGCAAAAGCAGCTGATGCTACAGCTTTGCAAACAAAACTTTTAAACTCATCAAGAGGGCCCGGAGTTTGAGCACTTCGTGTTCAATCTGACAAAATTGAATATTCAAAATATATGCAACGAAAAGTTAAGGAACAAAAAAATCTTGAGTTAGTTGCTAGCGCAGTTCAAAAACTGCTATTTAATGATTTAAAAGAGGTCTATGGTGTTGGATTAGAAGATGGAGCAGAATTACACGCTAAGGCGGTTATTTTGACTACAGGGACGTATCTAAAATCTGAAATTCTTAAGGGAGTGGAACGATTTGAATCGGGACCAAATCAAGAGCGAACAACTACAGGTATTAGTCAATCCTTAAAAGAATTAGGTTTAAAACTTTTGCGTTTCAAAACTGGAACTCCTGCACGTGTTTATCAAGATTCAGTTGATTTGAGTCATGCAATTAAAGAGCCTGGCTCAGACGCTCCTCTAGCCTTTAGTTTTTCAACAACTAAATTCACTCCATTGGCAGAACAACAACTATGTTACCTGATCCATACTACAACTGAAACTAAAAAGATTATTGAGGATAATTTGCAAAAATCAGCAATGTACTCGGGAACAGTTGAGTCAATTGGACCAAGATATTGTCCAAGCTTTGAGGACAAAATTGTTCGCTTTAAAAATAAGGAAACTCACCAAATTTTTATTGAACCAGAATCGCTAAGCGATGATGTTTGATATATTCAGGGATTTTCAACTTCAATGCCAATTGAAGTCCAAGAGCAAATGTTAAAGTCTTTACCAGGCTTTGAAAATATGCGTGTTAAATCATGAGCATATGCAATTGAATATGATTGTTTGGACCCAATGCAATTAAAACCTAGTTTGGAACTAAAAGCAGCTAAGAACTTATTTACCGCTGGACAAATTAATGGAACAAGTGGCTATGAAGAAGCAGCTGGGCAAGGTTTGTTAGCAGGAATTAACGCAGTTAGAAAAATAAATAATGAACCGCCTTTAATTTTAAGACGTGATGAAGCTTATTTGGGAGTTTTAGTAGACGATTTGATTAACAAGGGAGTTTGAGAACCATATCGTTTGTTGACATCTAGAGCAGAGCATCGTTTATTGTTAAGAAATGATAATGCCGAGCTAAGATTGAAAGAATATGGATATCAAATTGGTTTAATTAATGAGCAAGAATGAATAGAGTATAAACAATATATTAGGGAAATGGAAAATGCTGTTGAAGAATTGAAAGCAATTCGCTTCACTCCCAAATCTGAATTAGCAGCTAATTTAAAAGCTAAAGGGCAGGCAAATTTGACTCATGGTTATAGTGGCTTAGAAATTATTAAAATTCCAACTGTCGATATCAACGAATTAGTACCATATGTTAAAACACTACAAAATTTAAAAGTAAATCAGTTGCAATCAATCACAATCGAAATTCGTTTTGAGGGATACGTAAAAAAAGAGCGTCAACAAGTAGAAAAATTAGTCAAATTAGAACGTAAGCAAATTCCAGAAGATATTGATTATAATAAAGTAGAAAATTTAGCAACAGAGGCTCGCCAAAAACTAGTTAGGGTTCGTCCCTTAAATATTGGTCAGGCATCAAGAATTACTGGAGTTAATCCAGCAGACATTCAAATGCTGTTATTTTACTTAAAATCAGCTTATGCAAATGCAAAATAAAAAGTTGCGACCTAATCGCAACTTTTTTAGCGCTCTTATTTCAAAAA encodes:
- a CDS encoding isochorismatase family protein — translated: MKHALLIVDYQYDFVSPDGSLYVPEAETKLQHITNLIHKFKQEKNLIIASQDWHPADHYSFAQWGNHCEQNKKGSNLMINQADLDHVILKGQNKDIESYSAFYDERNNSNGLDELLKNLGVSELTIVGVATDICVANTVSSAIKSGYKVHLDLEGCAGFSNVLTF
- the mnmG gene encoding tRNA uridine-5-carboxymethylaminomethyl(34) synthesis enzyme MnmG, with the translated sequence MKNKNYDVLVVGGGHAGVEAALASARMGKKTALINLYEDKIAAMPCNPSIGGPAKGIVVREIDALGGEMAKAADATALQTKLLNSSRGPGVWALRVQSDKIEYSKYMQRKVKEQKNLELVASAVQKLLFNDLKEVYGVGLEDGAELHAKAVILTTGTYLKSEILKGVERFESGPNQERTTTGISQSLKELGLKLLRFKTGTPARVYQDSVDLSHAIKEPGSDAPLAFSFSTTKFTPLAEQQLCYLIHTTTETKKIIEDNLQKSAMYSGTVESIGPRYCPSFEDKIVRFKNKETHQIFIEPESLSDDVWYIQGFSTSMPIEVQEQMLKSLPGFENMRVKSWAYAIEYDCLDPMQLKPSLELKAAKNLFTAGQINGTSGYEEAAGQGLLAGINAVRKINNEPPLILRRDEAYLGVLVDDLINKGVWEPYRLLTSRAEHRLLLRNDNAELRLKEYGYQIGLINEQEWIEYKQYIREMENAVEELKAIRFTPKSELAANLKAKGQANLTHGYSGLEIIKIPTVDINELVPYVKTLQNLKVNQLQSITIEIRFEGYVKKERQQVEKLVKLERKQIPEDIDYNKVENLATEARQKLVRVRPLNIGQASRITGVNPADIQMLLFYLKSAYANAK